The nucleotide window CGGGGTCGGTGAGCTCGAGCAGGGCCAGGTCGGGCACCAGCCCGGTGACCAGCGAGACGACCACGACCACGATGCTGGCCACCCCGTAGAGGACGGCGAAGAGCAGCAGTCCCAGCACCGGCCGCCACCAGGCCCAGTCGCGGGCCCGCATCAGCAGCTCGTAGGGCCGGCGGACGGCGTGCGGCGGTGCGCCGGGCGGGGTGACCGGGCGCGGCGGGCGGACCGGCACCGCCCCGTGCCCGGGAACCGGGTACGGATACGGGTACGGCTGCTGCCACGGCGGCGGACCGACCGGGACCGAGGGCGGCGCCCCGTACCGGCCGGTCGGTGGCGGCCCCGAGTAGGAGGGCTCGGCCGGCGGCCCGCCCCAGCCGCCGGCGGTCATCCGGTCGCGGCGGTGCGGGCGGCCGCCAACCGGGCGAGCGTGCGCTCCCGGCCCAGCAGCTCCATGGACTCGTACAGCGGCGGGGAGACCGTGCGGCCGCTGACCGCCACCCGCACCGGCCCGAAGGCCTGCCGCGGCTTGCGCCCCAGCCCCTCGACGAGGGCGTCCTTGAGCGCGGTCTCGATCGCTGCGGTGGTCCACTCCGGCAGCGCCGTCAGCGCGGCCGTGGCGGCGTCGAGGACCTCCCCGGCACCCGCGCCCAGCTGCCTGTCGGCGGCCGCGGGGTCGATCTCGACGTCCTCGGTGAACAGGAAGCCCAGCAGCCCGACCGCGTCGGAGAGCACGATCATCCGCTCCTGGGCCAGCGGCGCGATCGCCGTCAGCACCCGGTCCTGCTCGGCCGTGGGCGGGTCGGCGAGCAGCCCGGCCCCGGTCAGGAAGGGCGTGACCCGGGTGAGGAAGTCCTCGACCGGCAGCGCCCGCAGGTGCGTGGCGTTGATCGCCTCGGCCTTCTTCAGGTCGAAGCGGGCGGAGTTGGCGTTGACGCTGTCCACGTCGAAGGCGGCGGCCATCTCGGCCGGTGAGAACACGTCGCGGTCGTCGGCGATCGACCAGCCCAGCAGGGCCAGGTAGTTGACCAGGCCCTCGGGGAGGAAGCCGCGGTCCCGGTAGACGTCGAAGTTCGACTGCGGGTCGCGCTTGGACAGCTTCTTGTTGCCCTCCCCCATGACCAGGGGCAGGTGCCCGAAGCGCGGCGTCCCGCTGGCGACCCCGATGTCGTTGAGAGCGGCGTACAGGGCGAGCTGGCGGGGGGTGGAGGACAGCAGGTCCTCCCCGCGCAGCACGTCGGTGATCCCCATCAGCGCGTCGTCGACCGGGTTGACCAGCGTGTACAGCGGCGTCCCGTTGCCCCGCACGAGGGCGAAGTCCGGCACCGCGCCGGCGGCGAAGCGGACCTCGCCGCGCACGTGGTCGACCCAGGTCAGGTCGGTGTCGGGCATCCGCAGCCGGACGACGGCCTCCCGGCCCTCGGCCAGGAACGCGGCGCGCTGGGCGTCGGTCGTCGTCCGGTCGGCGTTGTCGTAGCCGAGCTTGGGGTCCTGCCCGGCGGCGCGACGGCGGGCGTCGACCTCCTCGTTGGTGGAGAAGGACTCGTAGGCGTGCCCGGACTCCAGCAGCCTCGCCACGACGTCGCGGTAGACCTCGCTGCGCTCGGACTGCCGGTAGGGCCCGTGCGGGCCGCCGACCTCGGGGCCCTCGTCCCAGTCCAGCCCGAGCCAGCGCAGGCAGTCGAGCAGGTGCCGCTCGGACTCCGCGGTGTTGCGGGCCGCGTCGGTGTCCTCGATCCGGACGACGAACTGACCACCCGTGTGCCGGGCGTAGGCCCAGTTGTAGAGCGCGGCCCGCATGACGCCGACGTGGACGACGCCGGTCGGGGACGGGCAGAAGCGGGTGCGCACGGGGGCGGTCACCGGGTGCCGGCCGTGGAGGTCGGGTCGGCGCCGGCGACGGAGCTGGTCAGCGTGCCCAGGCCCTCGATCGAGCACTCGACGCGCTGGCCGGGGCGGATCGGGCCGACGCCGGCCGGGGTGCCGGTGAGCACCACGTCGCCGGGCAGCAGGGTCATGACCTGGGAGATGTAGCTGATGATCGTCGGGACCGAGAACAGCAGCTGGCTGGTGCGCCCGGACTGGCGCAGCTCGCCGTCCACGGTGCAGGTGACCGCCAGGTCGGCGGGGTCCTTGCCGACCCCGGCCAGGTCGGTCTCGATCCAGGGGCCCAGCGGGCAGAAGGAGTCGAAGCCCTTGGCCCGGGTCCACTGCCCGTCGCTGCGCTGCATGTCCCGCTCGGTGACGTCGTTGCCGATCGTGTAGCCGAACACGCTGCCCATGGCCTGCTCCGGGCTCACCTGGCGCGCACCCCGGGCACCGATGACGACGGCCAGCTCGACCTCGTGGTGGACGTTGGTGCTGCCGGCCGGGATGCGGATCGCGTCACCGGGGCCGATCACCGAGGTGGAGGGCTTGAGGAAGACGAGCGGCTCCTTCGGCGCCTCGCCGGTGTTCATCTCCTGCACGTGGTCGGCGTAGTTCTTCCCCACGCACACGACCTTGCTGGGGAGGATCGGGGAGAGCAGCCGGACGTCGGCGGCGGCGAACCGCTGCCCGGTGAAGGAGATCTGGCCGAAGGGGTGGCCCTCGATCTGGGCGACCTGGCCGTCCCCGTCGAGGACCCCGAAGGACATGCCGGCTGGGTGGGCGAAGCGGACGATGCGCACACCCTGAGGCTAGCCGCGCGCGCGAACCGGGCCGAGGCTGGTCGCCGGAGAGGACGGCACCCCCGCGACGGTGCCACGATGCACCATGGCCGCCCGGATCACCGCGGTCACCGTGAACAGCCCGCGACCGGCGCAGCTGGCCGCCTGGTGGGCGGAGGTGCTCGGCTTCGAGGTGGTCGAGACCGCCGAGGACGGCTGCACCGAGATCGGCCCGCCCGGCCAGGGTGCGAAGGGCCCGGTGCCGACGGTCGCCTTCGTCCCGGTGCCCGGACCGACGCCGGGGCGGCGCCGGCTGCACCTGGACCTCAACGCCACCGACCGGTCGCAGGCCGAGGAGCTCGACCGGCTGCTCGCCCTGGGCGCCACCCCCGTCGACGTGGGTCAGGGCCCGCTGACCGAGCAGATGACCTGGCACGTGCTGGCCGATCCCGAGGGCAACGAGTTCTGCCTGCTGGCCAGCACGGTCGACCCGCTCAGCGGTGGCGCACCGCGTACGTGAGCGCGTCGACCAGGGCCCGCCAGGACGCCTCGACGATGTTGTCGTGCACCCCGACCGTGGTCCACTCCCCCGCACCGTCGGTGGTGTCGACCAGCACCCGGGTGGTGGCGCTGGTGCCGCCCTTCCAGCCCAGGATGCGCACCTTGTAGTCGGCGAGGGAGACCCCGGCCAGGTGCGGGTGGCGGCCCACCAGCGCCTGCCGGAGCGCGTTGTCCAGGGCGTTGACCGGGCCGTTGCCCTCCGCGGTGCTGATCACCCGCTCGCTGGTGCCGTCGGGGTTGGGCAGGTGCACCTTGACGGTGGCCTCGCTGACCACGTCGCCGGTGGCCGCGTGCTCGACCGACGCGCGCCAGCTCTCCAGGGTGAACAGCGGCGCGGGCGCGTCCGGCAGCTGGGCGCGCAGCAGCAGCTCGAAGGAGGCGTCGGCGGCCTCGAAGGACCAGCCCTCGGACTCCAGCACCTTCACCCGGTCGACGACGCGGCCGATCGCCTCACCCTGGCCGGTCACGTCGACGCCGAGCTCGCGGCCCTTGAGCTCGACCGAGGCCCGGCCGGCCATCTCGGTGACCAGGATGCGCATGTCGTTGCCGACGACCGCGGGGTCGAGGTGGTTGTAGAGCTCGGGGTCGACCTTGATGGCGCTGGCGTGCAGCCCCGCCTTGTGCGCGAACGCCGAGGCGCCCACGAAGGGCTGGTGGTCGTCGGGGGCGATGTTGGCGAGCTCGGCGATGGCGTGGCTGACCCGCTTGAGCTCGGGCAGGCAGTCGGCGGGCACGACCGGGAGGCCCATCTTGGTGACCAGGTTGCCGATGAGCGCGAAGGTGTCGGCGTTGCCGGCCCGCTCGCCGTAGCCGTTGGCGGTGCCCTGGACGTGCGTGACGCCGGCCTCGACCGCGGCCAGGGTGTTGGCCACCGCGCAGCCGGTGTCGTCCTGGCAGTGGATGCCGAGCTTCCCGGTGGTGCGTGCGCGCACCTCGGCGACCACCCGGCCCAGGCCCATGGGCAGCATGCCGCCGTTGGTGTCGCACATGACGCCCACCTCGGCACCGGCGGCGAACGCGGCCTCGAGCACGGCCACGCCGTAGTCGGGGTCGGCGGCGTGCCCGTCGAAGAAGTGCTCGCAGTCGACGAACACCCGCCGTCCGTGTGCCACGAGGTGGGCGACGGTGTCGGTGACCATCGCCAGGTTCTCCTCCGGTGTGGTGCGCAGCGCCTCGCGCACGTGCCGGACGTCGGACTTCGCGACCAGGCACACGACCGGCGTCTGCGCGTCCAGCAGTGCCTGCACCTGCGGGTCCTCGGCCACCGCCACCCCGGCCTTGCGAGTGGCACCGAAGGCGACCAGCTGGGCGTTCCGCAGCTGCAGCTCGGTGCGGGCGCGGGCGAAGAACTCGGTGTCCTTGGGCAGCGCACCGGGCCAGCCGCCCTCGATGAAGCCCACGCCGATCTCGTCGAGCAACCGGGCGACGGCGAGCTTGTCGGCCACGGAGTAGCTGACGCCCTCGCGCTGGGCGCCGTCGCGCAGGGTGGTGTCGAAGACGTGGAAGTCGGTCACGTCGACGGTCGGGGCGGGCTGGTCGGCCACGGTGTCTCCGGTGGTGTCGGTCCTGGTCCGGACATGAAAAAACCTCCCGGGGTACGGGAGGTGGGCGCGCAGTCGGGGAGCTGACTGCGCGCTAGACGATGATCGAGCCGGTGGTGTGCATCACGGTCAGTCAAGCACGCGGTGGGCCGATCCCGGAACGGGGCGTCCACTGTGCGGGACGCCCCGTCCGGTCCCTCCGCAGGGTCCCGCCCCGGGCGGAGCGGGGGGCGGGGGCGGAGGGGTCCTCCTTCAGCCGGCGAGGGCGGCGAGCCGGTCGCCGACCTCGGTCGTGCGCAGCGGCGCACCGGGGTCACGCGTGGACAGGTCGAAGGCGACCGCGGCGTTGACCTTCTTGGCCAGCTCCGGGCGGCCCAGGTGCTCCAGCAGCAGGCCGACCGAGAGCACGGTGGCCGTCGGGTCGGCGACACCGGTGCCGGCGATGTCGGGGGCGGAGCCGTGCACGGGCTCGAACATGCTCGGGTTGGTGCCCGAGACGTCGAGGTTCCCGCTGGCGGCCAGGCCGATGCCGCCGGTCACCGCGGCGGCCACGTCGGTGACGATGTCGCCGAAGAGGTTGTCGGTGACGATGACGTCGAACCGGCCCGGGTCGGTGATGAAGTACATGGCCGCGGCGTCGACGTGGGAGTAGGCCACCGTCACCTCGGGGAACTCCGTCGACAGCTCCTCCACCGTGCGCGACCACAGCGACCCGGCGTGGGTGAGCACGTTGGTCTTGTGGATCAGCGTCAGGTGCCGGCGGGGACGGGCCAGCGCGCGCTCGAAGGCGTACCGCACGACCCGCTCGACGCCGAAGGCGGTGTTGAGGCTGACCTCGGTGGCCACCTCGTGCGGGGTGTCGCGCCGCAGCACCCCGCCGTTGCCGACGTAGGGGCCCTCGGTGCCCTCGCGGATGCACAGCATGTCGATCTCACCGGGCGTGGCGAGCGGGCTGCGCACCCCGTCGAACAGCCGCGCCGGGCGCAGGTTCACGTGGTGGTCCAGCTCGAACCGGAGCTTGAGCAGCAGGCCGCGCTCGAGGATGCCGCTGGGCACCGAGGGGTCGCCCACCGCGCCCAGCAGGATCGCGTCGTGGCCGCGCAGCTCCTCCAGGACCGAGTCGGGGAGCAGCTCACCGGTGCGCTGCCACCGGGCCGCTCCGAGGTCGTAGTGGGTGGCGTCGATGTCCGGCGCGACCGCGCCCAGGACCTTGAGGCCCTCGGCCACCACCTCGGGACCGATGCCGTCTCCAGGGACCACTGCCAGGCGCATGAGGCCAGAGGTTAGTGGGCCCGGGCACGGGTGCGTGCACCCGCACACGCCGGACGCCCCCCGCGTGGTGCTGCGGAGGGCGTCCGGGTGGTGCTGGTGCGGTGGTGCCGGTGGTGCGGTGGTGCGGTGCCGTCGTCAGCCGACGACGGCGGAGCCGGTGGTCACCGGCGCCGGGTCACGGGACCCGACGCTGCTCCACCGGGACGAACTGGGTGCGACCCCGCCCGCTGTCGTTCTGCAGGACGACGACCATCG belongs to Modestobacter sp. L9-4 and includes:
- the gltX gene encoding glutamate--tRNA ligase, with translation MTAPVRTRFCPSPTGVVHVGVMRAALYNWAYARHTGGQFVVRIEDTDAARNTAESERHLLDCLRWLGLDWDEGPEVGGPHGPYRQSERSEVYRDVVARLLESGHAYESFSTNEEVDARRRAAGQDPKLGYDNADRTTTDAQRAAFLAEGREAVVRLRMPDTDLTWVDHVRGEVRFAAGAVPDFALVRGNGTPLYTLVNPVDDALMGITDVLRGEDLLSSTPRQLALYAALNDIGVASGTPRFGHLPLVMGEGNKKLSKRDPQSNFDVYRDRGFLPEGLVNYLALLGWSIADDRDVFSPAEMAAAFDVDSVNANSARFDLKKAEAINATHLRALPVEDFLTRVTPFLTGAGLLADPPTAEQDRVLTAIAPLAQERMIVLSDAVGLLGFLFTEDVEIDPAAADRQLGAGAGEVLDAATAALTALPEWTTAAIETALKDALVEGLGRKPRQAFGPVRVAVSGRTVSPPLYESMELLGRERTLARLAAARTAATG
- a CDS encoding fumarylacetoacetate hydrolase family protein, with amino-acid sequence MRIVRFAHPAGMSFGVLDGDGQVAQIEGHPFGQISFTGQRFAAADVRLLSPILPSKVVCVGKNYADHVQEMNTGEAPKEPLVFLKPSTSVIGPGDAIRIPAGSTNVHHEVELAVVIGARGARQVSPEQAMGSVFGYTIGNDVTERDMQRSDGQWTRAKGFDSFCPLGPWIETDLAGVGKDPADLAVTCTVDGELRQSGRTSQLLFSVPTIISYISQVMTLLPGDVVLTGTPAGVGPIRPGQRVECSIEGLGTLTSSVAGADPTSTAGTR
- a CDS encoding VOC family protein; amino-acid sequence: MAARITAVTVNSPRPAQLAAWWAEVLGFEVVETAEDGCTEIGPPGQGAKGPVPTVAFVPVPGPTPGRRRLHLDLNATDRSQAEELDRLLALGATPVDVGQGPLTEQMTWHVLADPEGNEFCLLASTVDPLSGGAPRT
- the cimA gene encoding citramalate synthase, giving the protein MADQPAPTVDVTDFHVFDTTLRDGAQREGVSYSVADKLAVARLLDEIGVGFIEGGWPGALPKDTEFFARARTELQLRNAQLVAFGATRKAGVAVAEDPQVQALLDAQTPVVCLVAKSDVRHVREALRTTPEENLAMVTDTVAHLVAHGRRVFVDCEHFFDGHAADPDYGVAVLEAAFAAGAEVGVMCDTNGGMLPMGLGRVVAEVRARTTGKLGIHCQDDTGCAVANTLAAVEAGVTHVQGTANGYGERAGNADTFALIGNLVTKMGLPVVPADCLPELKRVSHAIAELANIAPDDHQPFVGASAFAHKAGLHASAIKVDPELYNHLDPAVVGNDMRILVTEMAGRASVELKGRELGVDVTGQGEAIGRVVDRVKVLESEGWSFEAADASFELLLRAQLPDAPAPLFTLESWRASVEHAATGDVVSEATVKVHLPNPDGTSERVISTAEGNGPVNALDNALRQALVGRHPHLAGVSLADYKVRILGWKGGTSATTRVLVDTTDGAGEWTTVGVHDNIVEASWRALVDALTYAVRHR
- a CDS encoding 3-isopropylmalate dehydrogenase, whose translation is MRLAVVPGDGIGPEVVAEGLKVLGAVAPDIDATHYDLGAARWQRTGELLPDSVLEELRGHDAILLGAVGDPSVPSGILERGLLLKLRFELDHHVNLRPARLFDGVRSPLATPGEIDMLCIREGTEGPYVGNGGVLRRDTPHEVATEVSLNTAFGVERVVRYAFERALARPRRHLTLIHKTNVLTHAGSLWSRTVEELSTEFPEVTVAYSHVDAAAMYFITDPGRFDVIVTDNLFGDIVTDVAAAVTGGIGLAASGNLDVSGTNPSMFEPVHGSAPDIAGTGVADPTATVLSVGLLLEHLGRPELAKKVNAAVAFDLSTRDPGAPLRTTEVGDRLAALAG